A window of the Miscanthus floridulus cultivar M001 chromosome 14, ASM1932011v1, whole genome shotgun sequence genome harbors these coding sequences:
- the LOC136505531 gene encoding uncharacterized protein isoform X1 produces MKQSAEENPPIRWWKGNLIGSGAFGKLLAVNQVGMHVSISKVGPLNGENFLSDLMDLGLFSWWLFMIGSSNATRQKAQVIWKYTKQLLPGLKYLQHNGIIHRDIKVSTVQSSMGGPSVTNFQRQLSASVVEQKQVGSNTSAAWLLSQGSKIQLFNRSTTTALVTQETSQPEQQPPSSAAEERLTRGRMTRSNLAANSGAVYTTAKQLKETAARKRSALSKKNTQEES; encoded by the exons ATGAAGCAATCCGCAGAGGAGAACCCGCCGATCCGGTGGTGGAAGGGCAATCTTATAGGGAGTGGCGCGTTCGGCAAGCTCCTTGCCGTCAACCAGGTCGGTATGCATGTTTCCATCTCGAAGGTAGGACCTTTGAACGGAGAGAACTTTTTGAGCGATTTGATGGATCTGGGATTGTTTTCTTGGTGGCTGTTTATGATTGGAAGCAGCAATGCGACAAGACAGAAGGCCCAG GTCATCTGGAAATATACTAAACAGCTTTTGCCTGGACtgaaatatttgcaacacaaTGGAATCATACACAGGGATATAAAG GTTTCAACAGTTCAGAGCAGCATGGGAGGTCCTTCCGTTACCAATTTCCAGCGGCAGCTTTCAGCTTCAGTTGTTGAACAAAAGCAGGTGGGCAGCAACACATCAGCAGCTTGGTTGTTATCTCAG GGCTCCAAAATACAATTGTTTAACAGGTCCACCACAACAGCATTA GTTACCCAAGAAACCAGCCAGCCAGAACAACAACCCCCTTCTTCCGCAGCTGAAGAACGTCTCACTAGAGGGCGCATGACTAGAAGTAATTTGGCAGCGAATTCGGGTGCTGTTTATACTACAGCAAAGCAACTGAAGGAAACTGCGGCTAGGAAAAGATCTGCATTGTCCAAAAAGAATACACAG gaggaatcttga
- the LOC136505531 gene encoding mitogen-activated protein kinase kinase kinase NPK1-like isoform X2, which yields MKQSAEENPPIRWWKGNLIGSGAFGKLLAVNQVGMHVSISKVGPLNGENFLSDLMDLGLFSWWLFMIGSSNATRQKAQVIWKYTKQLLPGLKYLQHNGIIHRDIKVSTVQSSMGGPSVTNFQRQLSASVVEQKQGSKIQLFNRSTTTALVTQETSQPEQQPPSSAAEERLTRGRMTRSNLAANSGAVYTTAKQLKETAARKRSALSKKNTQEES from the exons ATGAAGCAATCCGCAGAGGAGAACCCGCCGATCCGGTGGTGGAAGGGCAATCTTATAGGGAGTGGCGCGTTCGGCAAGCTCCTTGCCGTCAACCAGGTCGGTATGCATGTTTCCATCTCGAAGGTAGGACCTTTGAACGGAGAGAACTTTTTGAGCGATTTGATGGATCTGGGATTGTTTTCTTGGTGGCTGTTTATGATTGGAAGCAGCAATGCGACAAGACAGAAGGCCCAG GTCATCTGGAAATATACTAAACAGCTTTTGCCTGGACtgaaatatttgcaacacaaTGGAATCATACACAGGGATATAAAG GTTTCAACAGTTCAGAGCAGCATGGGAGGTCCTTCCGTTACCAATTTCCAGCGGCAGCTTTCAGCTTCAGTTGTTGAACAAAAGCAG GGCTCCAAAATACAATTGTTTAACAGGTCCACCACAACAGCATTA GTTACCCAAGAAACCAGCCAGCCAGAACAACAACCCCCTTCTTCCGCAGCTGAAGAACGTCTCACTAGAGGGCGCATGACTAGAAGTAATTTGGCAGCGAATTCGGGTGCTGTTTATACTACAGCAAAGCAACTGAAGGAAACTGCGGCTAGGAAAAGATCTGCATTGTCCAAAAAGAATACACAG gaggaatcttga